The Streptomyces sp. B3I8 nucleotide sequence CGACCGGCTGTCCGAGAACGCCGACATGTCCGGGAACGGCCCCCGCGCTCACGCTCTCGCAGGCGGAGTGCGCGGAACTGGCGCCGCTGCTGGGCGACTGGTTCACGCGGGGAGCCACCGAGGAGCACATCACGCACGCCCTGACCGGCGGGCTCCCCAGCCCGGTGCACCACCCGGCGGCCCTGATCCGCTCCCGCCTGCTCACCAAGCTGCCGCCGGAGCCGGTGCCCGAGGCGCCGCGTACACCGCGCCGCCTGCTGGAGTGCGCGGAGTGCGGCGTCCCCGGCCGCCCCGAGGCGCTGCCCGGCGGCGTGTGCGGCGCGTGTCGGGACACGCCCTCTCCCCCGCGCCCCCACGCGCCCCTTCCCGCCCCCTCGGTTCACGCCCGCGCCGCCGCCATCCGGGCCAAAATGCCTCAACGACGACAGGAACGGACACCCGCATGACGGCTCCCACGATCCGACGGCACCATCCCGGGGCACGATGGGGGGAAGGAGGCGAGACCATGACCCCAAGCACCGCCGACGACCCGCAGATGTCCGTCGAGGACTTCGAGGAACTCGCCGAGGCCGCCCCTGAGGGGGTACGGCTCGAATTCATCAATGGCCGGGTCCACGCCAAGGACGGCCTCAGCGTCGAGGACTTCGAAGAACTGGAACGCCGGGCGCCGGAGACCGTCCGGCTCGAATACGTACACGGAAAACTAGAGGTCAAGGCAGTGCCGGACGGCAAGCACACGTCGATCTTCCTGTGGTTGCAGCGCCAGTGCATGCAACAGCGTCCCGACCTCGACCTCGCCCCCGAACGTGGAGTCAGGGCAGAGGCCTACCGCAAGGGTCGCGCCCGGACGGACGGTTTCCTGGCACCGGTGGATCACTTCGTCGATGACGGCGAGTGGTCGGAAGCCGGCGGGGCCCTGATGGCCGTGGAGATCACCTCCCACGACCGCGACACCGACAAGCGGGACCGCATCGACAAGCCCATCGGCTACGCGGAGGCCGAGATCCCCGTCTACCTCCTCATCGACCGCGACCACCACACCGTCGTCGTGCACAGCGAACCGAAGGACGGCCGCTACCGGCAGTCCCCCTCCTACCCGTGGGGGGCGACCGTCGAGCTCCCGCCCCCGGTGGGCATCACGCTCGACACCGAACAGCTCAAGAAGTACGCCGACTGAGGCACCCGACGGCGGCGAGAATGCCGTCATGTCCGAACTCCCCGCCTGGCCGGTCGCCGTACCGCTCGAAGGGCCGCGACTGCGGCTGGAACCGTTGCGCGTCGCGCACGCGGAGGAAGCGCCGGCATTCCTCGCCGACGTCCGCCTGCACACGTACATCGGAGGGACCCCGCCGACCCGGGGCGAACTGGAGCAGCGCTATCGCCGCCAGTCCGCCGGCCACTCGCCCGACCGCACGCAGGGCTGGCTGAACTGGATGCTGCGGCGCCACACCGACGGCAAGCTGGTCGGCACCGTACAGGCGACCCTCACCCGCCCCGACGGCCACCACCGTCCTACCGCCGAGCTCGCCTGGGTCGTAGGCCACGCCTTCCAGGGCAACGGCTACGCGAAGGAGGGCGCCGCCGCCATGACCCACTGGCTGCGCGACCAGGGCATCTCACCCCTCACGGCCCACGTCCACCCGGACAACCACCCCTCCGCCGCCGTCGCCGCAGCCCTCGGCCTGCACCCCACCGGCACCCTGCACGACGGCGAACGACACTGGACCGACGCCACCTCTCCGTGACCACCGCGGCAACCGTCCGTCCGGCGGCGCTGTCAGTCCCGTGTGCGACCCTGGCGGACATGAACCACGCACAGCTCACCGCGCTCGGCCGGGCCCTGCGCGTGCTCGGGGAGCACGGGGAGGCGCTGGGCGCCGACACGCCGGACGCCAAGCTGCACGAGGCCAAGGACGATCTGAAGCGCGCGCTCGACCTGCTGGAGGAGAGCATCAGCGGGGACCGGCCCACCACGCGGTGCGCCGAGCATCCGACCGGGCCCGTCGACAAGGACGCGCCCGATCTGTGCCTGCTGTGCGAGACGCGGCGCCGGGCCGCCCGGCGCGCCGAGTACGACGGCGGCGGACCTCGCCGGGCGGGGGTCGGCCCCGGGGAGCGCGTCCCGTCCCGGTACGGCACGCGGGAGGACCGGCCGCAGCCGCAGCAGCGCTGGCTGCCCGAGGCGTGGAACGGGCAGGAGTGGCAGCTGTGCGGCACCCCGCGCCGGGACCGGCGCGAGGCGGAGCTGTACCTCGACGCGCAGCGCCGGGGACCCCGCCCGGCGATGGCGTACCGGCTGGTGCACGAGTTCACCGACTACGAGGTGCTGCGCGTGTGGGGCCGGCCGGTGCGTGTCGACATCGAGCCGATGGGCGGGGGCCTGTGACCGGTCGCGGTCGTCCGGGCGGCGGCCCCCGCCGTCCCGCCCGCGGTCAGTGCAGGGTCTTCGCGGCGGCCGCGTCGTAGGGGGCCAGTTCGTCGAAGCGGCCCGTGAGCACCTTCCGCGCCCACTCGGGGTCCTGGAGCAGCGCGCGGCCGACGGCGACGAGGTCGAACTCGTCGCGCTCCATGCGGTCCAGGAGTTCGTCGATGTTCTTGACGGGGGCGCCCTCGCCCTTGAAGGAGCGGGCGAAGTCGCCGTCCAGTCCGACCGAGCCGACGGTGATGGCGGGCCTGCCGGTGAGCTTCTTCGACCAGCCCGCGAGGTTGAGGTCCGAGCCGTCGAACTCGGGCAGCCAGTAGCGCCGGGTGGAGGCGTGGAAGGCGTCCACCCCGGCCTCGGCGAGCGGTGTGAGGATCGCCTCCAGCTCCTGGGGCGTCCCGGCGAGCCGCGCGTCGTAGCTGTCGGCCTTCCACTGCGAGTAGCGGAAGATGACCGGGAACTCCGGCGACACCCGCGCCCGAACCGCCTCGACGATCTCCACCGCGAACTTCGCGCGGGCCACCGGGTCGCCGCCGTAGGCGTCGGTGCGGCGGTT carries:
- a CDS encoding Uma2 family endonuclease; the encoded protein is MTPSTADDPQMSVEDFEELAEAAPEGVRLEFINGRVHAKDGLSVEDFEELERRAPETVRLEYVHGKLEVKAVPDGKHTSIFLWLQRQCMQQRPDLDLAPERGVRAEAYRKGRARTDGFLAPVDHFVDDGEWSEAGGALMAVEITSHDRDTDKRDRIDKPIGYAEAEIPVYLLIDRDHHTVVVHSEPKDGRYRQSPSYPWGATVELPPPVGITLDTEQLKKYAD
- a CDS encoding GNAT family N-acetyltransferase encodes the protein MSELPAWPVAVPLEGPRLRLEPLRVAHAEEAPAFLADVRLHTYIGGTPPTRGELEQRYRRQSAGHSPDRTQGWLNWMLRRHTDGKLVGTVQATLTRPDGHHRPTAELAWVVGHAFQGNGYAKEGAAAMTHWLRDQGISPLTAHVHPDNHPSAAVAAALGLHPTGTLHDGERHWTDATSP